The nucleotide sequence CGCCTCGCGCTGTGCGCGATACACCTCGGCGATGCGCTTCAGGATGTCGGGAAAGGCCGCCATGCCGTACTTCGCCGTCTTCGGAAAGTACGTGCCCGCGAAAAAGGGCATCCGGTCGTCGGGCGTCAGGAACACGTTGAGCGGCCACCCGCCCGGCCGTTGCGTCAGGAGCTGGTGCGCCGTCTGGTATATCTTGTCGAGGTCCGGTCGTTCCTCGCGGTCGACCTTGATGTTGACGAAAAGCGCGTTCATGAGCGTCGCCACCGCCTCGTCCTCGAACGACTCGTGCTCCATGACATGGCACCAGTGGCAGGCGGAGTAGCCGATCGAGAGCAGGATCGGCCTGTCCTCGCGCTGCGCCCGTTCGAGCGCCTCCTCTCCCCAGGGATACCAGTCGACCGGGTTGTGCGCGTGCTGCAGGAGATAGGGGCTCGTCTCGTTGACGAGACGGTTCGTGTGCGCGGGAGCCGCCATGCGATTAATCCCAGTGAGTCGCTCAACTATACGCGATCGCCCCGACGACGCGTACATCCGTGCCCGCCGCCGTTGGCTCGCACGGGCGGCCTTCGTCATAATGCCGCGCCATGCTCATCGCCCCCGATATCGACCCCGTCGCCATCCAGCTCGGGCCGGTGAAGGTCCACTGGTACGGGCTCATGTACCTGATCGGCTTCGCCGGCGGCTGGGCGCTCGGCGTGCACCGGGCGAAGCGCGCCGGATCCGGATGGCATGCGAACGAGGTGGCGGACCTGCTCTTCTACGTCGCGCTCGGCGTGATCCTCGGCGGGCGCCTGGGCTACGTGCTCTTCTACAACTTCGGACACTACCTGCGCCATCCGCTCGAGATCGCCTACATCTGGACCGGAGGCATGTCGTTCCACGGCGGCCTCATCGGCGTCATCGTGGCGATGTGGCTCTACGCCCGCCGCACGCGCCGCCACTGGCTCGCGGTGACCGACTTCCTCGCGCCGCTCGTGCCGGTCGGCCTCGG is from Sulfurifustis variabilis and encodes:
- the lgt gene encoding prolipoprotein diacylglyceryl transferase, with amino-acid sequence MLIAPDIDPVAIQLGPVKVHWYGLMYLIGFAGGWALGVHRAKRAGSGWHANEVADLLFYVALGVILGGRLGYVLFYNFGHYLRHPLEIAYIWTGGMSFHGGLIGVIVAMWLYARRTRRHWLAVTDFLAPLVPVGLGAGRIGNFINQELWGRVTDVPWGMVFRDAGSLPRHPTQLYEFALEGVALFAILWLYSARPRPTGAISGLFLIGYGVFRFLVEFVRVPDAHIGYVAFGWVTMGQILSVPMVLVGAALMAWAHRMRAQSSPR